A single window of Aphidius gifuensis isolate YNYX2018 linkage group LG1, ASM1490517v1, whole genome shotgun sequence DNA harbors:
- the LOC122860370 gene encoding uncharacterized protein LOC122860370 has product MMEKKNDIHCNVLDLNPTNTSSNKTSINSSESEAEYTPQKKKRTIHDEVTLKDILNAIKERDEKLDKLTKDVEILKSSDQGPSVRRPIYSASNEIKNITYAVDLEEGGFTEGLIEIGNVGSNITVTDMQWSTAISRGSYKFMSTSLMMSLFPLEVLLKSNYKGGESKFKNKDGTKPQKLNALDERIVNAILYSVQRKFRNTFTLVGFGQSINTKLHKLRMTHRNNSVQNGSDTE; this is encoded by the exons atgatggaaaaaaaaaatgatattcacTGCAATGTTCTGGACTTGAATCCGACCAATACTTCATCCAAcaaaacatcaataaatagTTCAGAGTCCGAAGCTGAGTAcacaccacaaaaaaaaaaaaggaccatTCATGATGAAGTGACACtgaaagatattttaaatg CCATCAAAGAAAGAGATGAGAAGTTGGATAAGCTAACGAAAGATGTAGAAATTCTTAAATCAAGTGATCAAGGTCCATCAGTTCGTCGACCTATTTATTCTGCATCCAATGAgatcaaaaatataacttaTGCAGTAGACTTGGAGGAAGGAGGATTTACAGAGGGTCTT ATTGAGATTGGAAATGTTGGTTCAAACATAACAGTCACTGACATGCAGTGGTCCACTGCGATATCTCGAGGTTCATACAAATTTATGAGTACATCGTTGATGATGAGCTTATTTCCACTtgaagttttattaaaaagtaattataaagGCGGagaatcaaaatttaaaaataaagatggaACAAAACCACAAAAGCTCAATGCACTTGACGAACGCATAGTCAACGCAATTTTAT ACTCAGTTCAACGTAAATTTAGAAATACATTTACACTTGTTGGATTTGGGCAATCAATCAACACGAAACTGCATAAGTTGCGAATGACTCATCGTAATAACAGCGTACAGAATGGATCTGATACTGAATGA